A single window of Selenomonas sputigena DNA harbors:
- a CDS encoding D-alanyl-D-alanine carboxypeptidase family protein has product MLRCKDFFSFRGFKPGGVRLLGRHILRTAATALALSYALTGGVPAFAAHAPVAVGERAHDVGQTEVHTERQHASSAQRTIALGKPSREHAPNAEPTTVEAAVPDAAPATSLAPSVSSAALAAPPASVRSMTADAAILMNARTGEVLYEKNGDKREYPASMTKMMTCILSVESGRSDLAVTITPFAADVETTRVRPGEQARLRDLTRQMMLISDNGAALAIAETLGGSEAQFAAMMNRKAREIGAFHTHFVNPNGMPDVNHYSTAHDIALIAAYGLRNPEFRKIVGTKASTIYYLQPAGYKTYCENTNALLYSYPGCTGLKTGWTRAAGGCLAASAMRGDTELIAVVMHSNDEETRASEAAALLDYGFSALAEGRS; this is encoded by the coding sequence TTGCTGAGATGTAAGGATTTCTTCTCTTTTCGTGGTTTCAAGCCGGGCGGCGTGCGCCTTTTGGGACGTCACATTTTGCGCACGGCTGCGACGGCGCTTGCGCTTTCGTATGCACTGACAGGGGGCGTGCCCGCATTTGCCGCGCACGCCCCCGTCGCGGTCGGCGAGCGTGCGCACGATGTCGGACAGACCGAGGTGCATACCGAACGGCAGCACGCCAGCTCGGCGCAGCGCACGATCGCCTTGGGGAAGCCGTCGCGGGAGCATGCGCCGAATGCTGAGCCAACGACAGTTGAAGCCGCTGTGCCCGACGCCGCCCCTGCTACTTCCCTTGCGCCGTCTGTGTCGTCCGCAGCACTCGCCGCGCCGCCTGCCTCTGTGCGCTCGATGACGGCAGATGCGGCAATTCTCATGAACGCGAGGACGGGCGAGGTGCTCTACGAAAAGAACGGCGACAAGCGTGAGTACCCCGCGAGCATGACGAAGATGATGACATGCATCCTTTCGGTCGAGAGCGGCAGATCCGACCTCGCTGTGACGATCACGCCGTTTGCCGCCGACGTCGAGACGACGCGCGTGCGCCCCGGCGAGCAGGCGCGGCTTCGAGATCTCACGCGTCAGATGATGCTGATTTCCGATAACGGCGCGGCGCTCGCCATCGCCGAGACGCTCGGCGGATCGGAGGCGCAGTTCGCGGCGATGATGAATCGGAAGGCGCGGGAGATCGGCGCTTTCCATACGCATTTCGTCAACCCGAACGGCATGCCCGATGTGAACCATTATTCGACGGCGCATGACATCGCCCTCATTGCCGCCTATGGCCTCCGAAATCCTGAGTTCCGCAAGATCGTTGGCACGAAGGCGAGCACGATCTACTATTTGCAGCCAGCAGGCTACAAAACGTACTGTGAGAACACGAACGCGCTGCTCTACTCCTACCCGGGCTGCACGGGACTCAAGACGGGCTGGACGCGTGCGGCAGGGGGCTGCCTCGCAGCATCCGCCATGCGCGGCGATACGGAGCTGATCGCCGTCGTCATGCACTCGAACGACGAGGAGACGCGAGCATCGGAGGCCGCCGCGCTCCTTGACTACGGCTTCAGCGCCTTGGCAGAAGGGCGCTCATGA
- the hydG gene encoding [FeFe] hydrogenase H-cluster radical SAM maturase HydG, protein MTTYDPKSARAEEFINHEEILASLAWAEDNKDNRALVEALLTRARDCRGLTHREAALLLAVDAPDLVERMLALAKEIKEELYGKRIVLFAPLYLSNYCVNGCVYCPYHAKNKHIHRKKLTQDEIRREVIALQDMGHKRLALETGEDPVHNPLEYVLESIKTIYSIKHKNGAIRRVNVNIAATTVEDYRKLKEAGIGTYILFQETYHKENYEKLHPAGPKHDYAWHTEAMDRAMEGGIDDVGCGVLFGLNMYRYDFVGLLMHAEHLEARFGVGPHTISVPRIRPADDIDPGAFSNAIDDDTFAKIVAVIRIAVPYTGMIVSTRESEESRRRVLDLGISQISGASSTSVGGYEKQESPEENSAQFDVNDTRTLDEVIEWLLDLGYVPSFCTACYRAGRTGDRFMSLCKSGQIKNCCLPNALMTLKEYLEDYAKKTTQEKGERVIQEQWQDIPNPAVKKKAALYLKELGDGMRDFRF, encoded by the coding sequence ATGACAACGTACGATCCGAAGTCCGCGCGTGCTGAGGAGTTCATCAACCATGAGGAAATCCTCGCCTCGCTCGCGTGGGCGGAGGATAATAAAGACAATCGCGCGCTTGTAGAAGCACTTTTGACGCGTGCGCGCGACTGTAGGGGTCTGACGCACCGCGAGGCGGCGCTGCTGCTCGCCGTCGACGCGCCCGATCTCGTCGAGCGAATGCTCGCGCTCGCCAAGGAGATCAAGGAGGAGCTTTACGGCAAGCGCATCGTGCTCTTTGCACCGCTCTATCTGTCGAACTATTGCGTGAATGGCTGTGTTTACTGTCCCTACCATGCGAAGAACAAGCACATCCATCGCAAGAAGCTCACACAGGACGAGATTCGCCGTGAGGTTATTGCGCTGCAGGACATGGGGCACAAGCGTCTCGCGTTGGAGACGGGAGAAGACCCCGTGCACAATCCTTTGGAATACGTCTTGGAAAGTATCAAGACGATATATTCTATCAAGCATAAGAACGGCGCGATCCGCCGCGTGAATGTCAACATCGCGGCGACGACGGTCGAAGACTACCGAAAGCTCAAGGAAGCGGGTATCGGCACTTATATCCTTTTTCAGGAGACGTACCACAAGGAAAATTACGAAAAGCTCCATCCGGCAGGCCCAAAGCACGACTACGCATGGCACACGGAGGCGATGGACCGCGCGATGGAGGGCGGCATCGACGACGTGGGCTGCGGCGTGCTCTTCGGTCTCAATATGTACCGCTACGACTTCGTCGGCCTGTTGATGCACGCCGAGCACTTGGAAGCGCGTTTTGGCGTCGGCCCGCATACGATCAGCGTGCCGCGCATCCGGCCGGCGGATGACATCGACCCGGGCGCGTTCTCCAACGCCATCGACGACGATACCTTCGCGAAGATCGTCGCCGTCATCCGCATCGCCGTGCCCTATACGGGCATGATCGTCTCGACGAGAGAATCCGAGGAGAGCCGCAGGCGCGTCCTCGATCTCGGCATCTCGCAGATTTCGGGAGCATCCTCGACGAGCGTCGGCGGCTATGAGAAGCAGGAGAGTCCAGAGGAAAATTCAGCGCAGTTCGATGTCAACGACACGCGCACGCTGGACGAGGTCATCGAATGGCTCTTAGACCTCGGCTATGTGCCGAGCTTCTGCACCGCGTGCTACCGCGCGGGACGCACGGGCGACCGCTTCATGAGCCTGTGTAAGAGCGGGCAGATCAAGAACTGCTGTCTGCCGAACGCTCTGATGACCTTGAAGGAATACTTGGAGGACTACGCGAAGAAGACGACGCAGGAAAAGGGCGAGCGCGTCATACAGGAGCAGTGGCAGGATATTCCGAACCCTGCTGTCAAGAAGAAGGCGGCGCTCTACCTTAAGGAACTCGGCGACGGCATGAGAGACTTCCGCTTTTGA
- the ilvB gene encoding biosynthetic-type acetolactate synthase large subunit, producing the protein MNGAQAVLESLRKEGVRVVFGYPGGAVLDLYDAIYTEKFPHILVRHEQGAAHAADGYARATGEVGVCLATSGPGGTNLVTGIATAYMDSVPLVCITGQVGNPYIGKDSFQEADICGITTPITKHNYLVKAAEDLPQVLKEAFFIARTGRPGPVTVDIAKDVFTQELDYVYPERVHLKGYTADFTGDAAEVEAAALAIAEAKRPLLILGGGVTLSDTAKTVREILDLTGIPSVTTLMGIGCVPAARENFLGMAGMHGTYAANMAIQECDLLIAVGMRFDDRVTSRVAGFAPRAKIVHFEVDPVEVNKNIVADCRVLGDLRWSLPLLKEKLAALGDLRARFSGWSRYTVEMNNEQPLSYKKKEGCIMPQQLIETVSELAADDAIIVTDVGQHQMWAAQYYDAKEPRRFLTSGGLGTMGYGLPAAIGAKVARPGQQVILFTGDGSIMMNCQEMATAAANGVAVKIIVVHNRVLGMVTQWQRMFYDKHYSQTLLPGSTDFVKLAEAMGVRACRLQDPASLKADLAAALTSDAPMLIDVIVPGNVDVLPMVPGGKSLDEMVLESE; encoded by the coding sequence CCTCTACGATGCGATTTACACGGAGAAGTTTCCCCATATCCTCGTGCGTCACGAGCAGGGAGCGGCTCATGCGGCAGACGGCTACGCGCGTGCGACGGGCGAGGTCGGCGTGTGTCTGGCGACGTCCGGCCCCGGCGGCACGAACCTCGTGACGGGTATTGCGACGGCGTACATGGACTCTGTCCCGCTCGTCTGTATTACGGGGCAGGTCGGCAATCCCTACATCGGCAAGGATTCCTTTCAGGAGGCGGACATCTGCGGCATCACGACGCCGATCACGAAGCACAACTACCTCGTGAAGGCGGCGGAGGATTTGCCGCAGGTGCTGAAGGAAGCATTTTTCATCGCGCGCACGGGGCGTCCGGGGCCGGTCACGGTCGACATCGCCAAGGATGTCTTCACGCAGGAGCTGGATTATGTCTATCCCGAGAGGGTGCACTTGAAGGGCTATACGGCAGACTTCACGGGCGATGCGGCAGAGGTCGAGGCGGCGGCTTTGGCAATCGCCGAGGCGAAGCGGCCGCTCCTCATCCTCGGCGGCGGCGTGACGCTCTCGGATACGGCAAAGACTGTGCGCGAGATTCTCGATCTCACGGGGATTCCCTCGGTGACAACGCTCATGGGCATCGGCTGCGTGCCGGCCGCACGCGAGAACTTCCTCGGCATGGCGGGCATGCACGGCACATACGCGGCGAACATGGCGATTCAGGAGTGCGATCTGCTCATCGCCGTCGGCATGCGTTTCGACGACCGCGTGACGAGCCGTGTTGCAGGATTTGCACCGCGTGCGAAGATCGTGCACTTCGAGGTCGATCCCGTCGAGGTGAACAAGAACATCGTCGCTGACTGCCGCGTGCTCGGCGACCTGCGCTGGTCGCTGCCGCTCCTCAAGGAAAAGCTGGCCGCGCTCGGCGATCTGCGCGCACGCTTTTCGGGGTGGAGCCGCTACACGGTCGAGATGAACAACGAGCAGCCGCTTTCCTACAAGAAGAAGGAAGGCTGCATCATGCCGCAGCAGCTCATTGAGACGGTCAGCGAGCTTGCCGCTGACGATGCGATCATCGTGACCGACGTCGGCCAGCATCAGATGTGGGCGGCACAGTACTACGATGCGAAGGAGCCGCGCCGCTTCCTGACGTCGGGCGGTCTCGGCACGATGGGCTACGGCCTGCCCGCCGCCATCGGCGCGAAGGTCGCGCGACCCGGACAACAGGTCATCCTCTTCACGGGCGACGGCAGCATCATGATGAACTGTCAGGAGATGGCGACGGCGGCGGCGAACGGCGTTGCCGTGAAGATCATCGTCGTGCACAACCGCGTGCTCGGCATGGTCACGCAGTGGCAGCGCATGTTCTACGACAAGCATTACTCCCAGACGCTCCTGCCGGGCAGCACGGACTTCGTGAAGCTCGCCGAGGCGATGGGCGTGAGGGCTTGCCGCCTCCAAGATCCGGCAAGTCTCAAGGCGGATCTGGCAGCGGCCTTGACAAGCGATGCGCCGATGCTCATCGACGTCATCGTACCGGGCAACGTCGACGTCCTGCCGATGGTGCCGGGCGGCAAGAGTCTCGATGAGATGGTTTTGGAGAGCGAGTAA
- a CDS encoding glycosyltransferase family 2 protein: protein MRSWMEKGKSHQPLVSIVLPVYNGEKYLRESLDSILAQTMQDWELIAVDDCSQDTTPQILAEYAAHDSRIRIVRNKENQRLPRSLNIGFAEAHGMFFTWTSDDNAYAPEALHEMVSYLQRFPEYMMVNAAMELLFEDVSGKQHLVDTDRFDADPWKMLVQNRIGACFLYRRSVPQEIGGYDPEMFLLEDYDYWLRILLRYGRIGHIKKVLYRYRIHEGSLSATKEKERDKQEVRLMHKCLPDITYRLRNHPEIFRKYFLLGVQSGEWSEEEMTLFRRDLPALVEEAGL, encoded by the coding sequence GTGAGATCATGGATGGAAAAGGGAAAATCGCATCAGCCGCTGGTTTCCATCGTCTTGCCCGTCTATAACGGAGAGAAGTATCTGCGTGAATCTTTGGATAGCATCTTGGCGCAGACGATGCAGGATTGGGAACTCATCGCTGTCGACGACTGCTCGCAGGATACGACGCCACAGATCCTTGCCGAATATGCTGCGCACGACAGCCGCATTCGCATCGTGCGCAACAAGGAGAATCAACGTTTGCCGCGCTCTTTGAATATCGGCTTTGCCGAAGCGCACGGTATGTTTTTCACATGGACGAGCGATGATAATGCGTACGCACCCGAAGCACTTCACGAGATGGTTTCTTATCTGCAGCGTTTTCCCGAGTATATGATGGTCAATGCGGCGATGGAGCTTCTGTTTGAAGATGTGTCTGGAAAACAGCATCTTGTGGATACGGATCGCTTTGATGCTGATCCGTGGAAGATGCTTGTTCAGAATCGCATTGGTGCATGTTTCCTTTACCGTCGCAGCGTTCCGCAGGAAATTGGTGGTTATGATCCCGAGATGTTTCTCCTGGAAGATTATGACTACTGGCTGCGTATCCTCCTTCGCTATGGAAGGATCGGGCATATCAAAAAGGTTCTTTATCGATATCGTATTCATGAAGGAAGCCTTTCGGCGACGAAAGAAAAGGAGAGGGATAAGCAGGAGGTTCGCCTCATGCATAAGTGTTTGCCCGACATAACGTACCGTTTGCGCAATCATCCCGAAATCTTTCGCAAATATTTCTTGTTAGGCGTGCAGTCGGGGGAATGGAGCGAAGAGGAGATGACGCTCTTCCGTCGCGATTTGCCCGCACTCGTCGAAGAGGCGGGCTTGTAG
- the ilvN gene encoding acetolactate synthase small subunit, with protein sequence MQKFFLAALLDNKPGVLTHISGLISRRAFNIESISAGYTEEPDVTRINIVVSVEDERELAQVTTQLAKLIDVIKIVNLSEVDSIKRELVLIKVRATKETRADIINVVNIFRARIVDVSKENVVIELTGEGDKIDALSEVLSEYGIIEIARTGAIALSRGPVPVKEM encoded by the coding sequence ATGCAGAAATTTTTCCTTGCGGCGCTCCTCGACAACAAGCCGGGCGTCCTCACGCATATATCGGGGCTGATCAGCCGCCGCGCGTTCAACATCGAGAGCATTTCGGCAGGCTATACGGAAGAACCGGACGTGACGCGCATCAACATCGTCGTGTCGGTCGAGGACGAACGCGAGCTAGCGCAGGTCACGACGCAGCTCGCGAAGCTCATCGACGTCATCAAGATCGTCAACCTCAGCGAGGTGGACTCGATCAAGCGTGAACTCGTCTTGATTAAGGTGCGCGCGACGAAGGAGACGCGCGCCGACATCATCAACGTCGTCAACATCTTCCGCGCACGTATCGTCGATGTGAGCAAGGAGAATGTCGTCATCGAGCTGACGGGCGAAGGCGACAAGATCGACGCTTTGTCCGAGGTGCTTTCGGAGTATGGCATCATCGAGATTGCACGCACGGGTGCCATCGCGCTGTCGCGCGGTCCTGTGCCGGTCAAGGAGATGTAA
- a CDS encoding sulfatase-like hydrolase/transferase — MNEEELRLIGQLQEAAAAGKAEAFRIAVLALMEAYNRAPDEALFSLLHDLLYVPNADAMRVNYERARTALFDRAVRLSEVVSSPQEFPAYEELPCRLFPIDADASVFFWNDGNRFLLHESGARLLDAVQKMLLDASEKELLPLMADALREQRVIGIRHQLFLWFEHRSFPPQAKELVAEFAALSHDASAPLHIEAALRFAAGDLTGARELAERAYALRVANIDLWRLLVDIYDAAGEEERAARFKGLCHKHAGDLPGLALRLEDPAVRRAFCMGRLTPVHAPFYEEVAWSAAGELQTQLRSSAGDFLLQSGGRGRGLWCGLYNTDVFFHVWSTRLACLERTGCRNIDFYSNITFDLRKAVVASSLTIHASHETPVVAAAAPLEEVPPVALSDAEGGGDFYTGKAEFGFLRMESDTRLAASAGKFAAAEPVRLEHGSKRKRLILNLLLDGLSWPAMRRHGFRAMPNLMSFFSKGVIFDQAFSVAEYTFPSLGTVETGLHMHRSQIFHDEVWMELPPEKKTLSERMRALGYCCVQTMGDSSGIYSGYKRGYGRILAAPYITQPAYEGVKRTIDHLDAFDECDNYVFLHVADSHPVVSYAVPPQPKTQAKLPWQERVYEGEPRERAFDLNGKLRNVYDNMAAIERMDRALGELFRYIEDHYGEDEYIINAYSDHGVSIHSEDPFFFSDERCGTAFMMRGAGVPTLGMTGELVSLLDLHAVVMHEAGLPMDETLDANLPAAFGGRAREYVISNSVFPGQTYKLAIRTKEHEFRLETKEFTRMDGTIDMSAYVWHLYEREGHREIWSDALRDKFLAIAWQHVASFAHV; from the coding sequence ATGAATGAGGAGGAGCTGCGGCTGATCGGTCAGCTGCAGGAGGCGGCTGCTGCGGGAAAGGCAGAAGCATTTCGGATAGCGGTTCTGGCGCTCATGGAAGCGTACAACCGTGCGCCCGATGAGGCCCTTTTTTCTCTGCTGCATGATCTGCTCTATGTGCCGAATGCCGATGCTATGCGCGTGAACTATGAAAGAGCACGCACGGCACTTTTCGACAGGGCGGTGAGACTGTCGGAGGTGGTGTCATCTCCGCAGGAATTTCCCGCATATGAGGAACTGCCGTGTCGCTTGTTCCCCATCGATGCGGATGCTTCCGTGTTCTTCTGGAATGATGGGAATCGCTTCTTGCTGCATGAAAGTGGTGCGCGTCTTTTGGATGCTGTGCAGAAAATGCTGCTTGATGCGTCGGAGAAGGAACTTCTTCCGCTCATGGCGGACGCTTTGCGCGAACAGCGCGTGATCGGCATACGGCACCAGCTTTTTCTCTGGTTTGAGCATCGCTCTTTTCCTCCGCAGGCGAAAGAGCTGGTGGCAGAGTTTGCCGCCTTGAGCCATGATGCGTCTGCGCCTTTGCATATCGAAGCGGCTCTTCGCTTTGCAGCGGGCGATTTGACCGGAGCGCGTGAACTGGCCGAGCGCGCATACGCGCTTCGCGTTGCCAACATAGATCTGTGGCGACTGCTCGTTGACATCTATGATGCGGCGGGCGAGGAGGAGCGTGCCGCGCGCTTCAAGGGGCTTTGCCACAAGCATGCAGGCGATCTTCCTGGCTTGGCGCTTCGCCTCGAAGATCCGGCGGTGCGGCGGGCGTTCTGCATGGGCAGGCTCACGCCGGTTCACGCGCCCTTTTACGAGGAGGTCGCATGGTCCGCGGCGGGAGAGCTGCAGACGCAGCTGCGCTCTTCAGCCGGAGATTTCCTCCTGCAGTCCGGCGGACGGGGCAGAGGTCTGTGGTGCGGACTCTACAACACGGACGTCTTTTTCCATGTATGGAGCACGCGCTTGGCATGCTTGGAGCGTACAGGCTGCAGAAATATCGACTTTTATTCCAACATCACTTTCGATCTTCGCAAGGCTGTCGTCGCGAGTTCCTTGACGATTCATGCATCGCATGAGACGCCTGTCGTCGCCGCTGCCGCGCCGCTGGAAGAGGTGCCGCCTGTTGCATTGAGCGACGCGGAGGGCGGCGGGGATTTCTATACGGGCAAGGCGGAGTTCGGCTTTTTGCGCATGGAGAGCGATACGCGCCTTGCTGCTTCTGCAGGGAAGTTTGCCGCAGCGGAACCGGTGCGGCTCGAACATGGCTCCAAGCGCAAGCGTCTCATACTGAACCTTTTGCTCGACGGTCTGTCCTGGCCGGCGATGCGCCGTCATGGATTTCGCGCCATGCCGAATCTCATGAGCTTTTTTTCCAAGGGCGTGATTTTTGACCAAGCGTTCTCGGTGGCTGAGTATACGTTTCCTTCGCTCGGCACGGTGGAGACAGGGCTGCACATGCACAGAAGCCAGATTTTCCATGATGAGGTGTGGATGGAGCTTCCGCCTGAGAAAAAAACGCTTTCCGAGCGCATGAGGGCGCTTGGCTACTGCTGCGTCCAGACCATGGGGGATTCTTCGGGCATATACAGCGGCTATAAGCGCGGCTATGGGCGCATTCTTGCAGCGCCGTATATCACGCAGCCGGCATACGAAGGCGTCAAGCGGACGATCGACCATCTCGACGCTTTTGACGAGTGTGACAATTATGTATTCCTTCATGTGGCGGATTCGCATCCTGTCGTTTCCTATGCGGTGCCGCCCCAGCCGAAAACGCAGGCGAAGCTTCCTTGGCAGGAACGTGTCTACGAGGGCGAGCCTAGGGAAAGGGCATTTGATCTCAATGGAAAACTGCGCAATGTGTATGACAACATGGCTGCCATCGAGCGCATGGACAGGGCGCTCGGTGAGCTTTTCCGCTATATCGAGGATCACTACGGGGAGGATGAGTACATCATCAACGCCTATTCCGACCATGGAGTTTCTATTCACAGCGAAGACCCGTTCTTCTTCAGCGACGAGCGCTGTGGCACGGCGTTCATGATGCGCGGTGCGGGCGTTCCCACCCTCGGTATGACGGGTGAGCTCGTGAGCCTTCTCGATCTCCATGCCGTCGTCATGCACGAGGCGGGATTGCCCATGGATGAAACGCTCGATGCGAACCTGCCCGCCGCGTTTGGCGGCCGGGCGCGCGAATATGTGATCTCGAATTCCGTCTTCCCTGGGCAGACGTACAAGCTTGCAATCCGCACGAAGGAACATGAGTTTCGTTTGGAAACGAAGGAGTTTACGCGCATGGATGGTACGATCGACATGAGCGCCTATGTATGGCATCTGTATGAGCGAGAGGGGCATCGAGAGATTTGGAGCGACGCCTTGCGCGACAAGTTCCTCGCGATTGCGTGGCAGCATGTGGCATCGTTCGCCCATGTGTGA